One part of the Parabacteroides distasonis ATCC 8503 genome encodes these proteins:
- a CDS encoding SusD/RagB family nutrient-binding outer membrane lipoprotein, with the protein MKRYIKNFMMAMMVGATVFGSSCTDSFEEVNTDPDSPTDVPTTNLLAYSLYYTSYRLYDRWFAMDEPMTFCGYASKMTYIDESRYNFRTGVQDTNWEYLYRILNNLKDIEKRATFNETPNMLNVSKVMQVHLMQVATDRWRDVPYTDAAKMTDGILQPKYDKQEDIYPGLLATLKEAADGFADGGSDDLGEGDLLFGGDIEKWQRYCNSMRLRLAMRISEVSPALAKETVEEVMGNPTKYPIMESNDDNAFFWWIGTDPNYYEPMADGYRTRKTEYCAADVIVDHMNTREDPRRSSYFQPTKESVEAGEPKYVGYTIGAKANAVASKYSIWGARFFTDLAGFSPYMRVAEPWFCVAEASMLGWNTGISAEDAYNKAVTYSMEENSVSAEDIADYLANAGKFTNDKKQIYYEEWVAMFKQGMEGWSLYRRTGVPDNLYPAPGRPANYSNHNVPPFRSPYPDKERNLNNANCAPFDAEVVDNLWGKQMWWDTRTGVH; encoded by the coding sequence ATGAAAAGATATATCAAGAATTTCATGATGGCTATGATGGTCGGCGCTACTGTATTCGGTAGCTCGTGTACCGATTCGTTTGAGGAGGTCAATACAGACCCAGATAGCCCTACGGATGTGCCTACGACGAATCTTCTGGCGTATTCTTTATATTACACATCCTATCGTCTGTATGATCGGTGGTTCGCAATGGATGAGCCGATGACTTTCTGCGGATATGCTTCGAAGATGACTTATATCGACGAGTCCCGCTATAATTTCCGTACGGGTGTACAGGATACGAACTGGGAGTATTTGTATCGTATATTGAATAACCTGAAAGATATCGAGAAGCGTGCCACGTTTAATGAGACTCCTAATATGCTGAACGTATCGAAGGTTATGCAGGTTCATTTGATGCAGGTGGCCACGGATCGTTGGCGTGATGTCCCTTATACGGATGCCGCTAAGATGACGGATGGAATCTTGCAGCCGAAATACGATAAGCAAGAGGATATTTATCCGGGCTTATTGGCTACGTTGAAGGAAGCAGCGGATGGCTTTGCCGATGGTGGTAGTGATGACTTAGGCGAGGGAGACCTGTTATTCGGTGGTGATATCGAGAAGTGGCAGAGATATTGTAATTCTATGCGTCTTCGTTTAGCGATGCGTATCTCAGAGGTTTCCCCGGCGTTGGCTAAGGAGACCGTAGAGGAAGTTATGGGTAATCCCACTAAGTATCCGATCATGGAAAGCAACGATGATAATGCTTTCTTCTGGTGGATCGGAACAGACCCCAACTATTACGAACCGATGGCAGACGGTTATCGTACACGTAAGACGGAGTATTGTGCCGCAGACGTGATCGTGGATCATATGAATACACGTGAGGACCCTCGTCGCTCATCTTATTTCCAACCCACAAAAGAAAGTGTGGAGGCCGGTGAGCCTAAGTATGTAGGTTATACGATCGGGGCGAAAGCGAATGCGGTAGCTTCTAAATATTCCATTTGGGGAGCACGTTTCTTTACGGACTTGGCTGGTTTTTCTCCTTATATGCGTGTCGCTGAGCCTTGGTTCTGTGTCGCTGAGGCATCTATGTTGGGATGGAATACCGGAATCTCCGCAGAGGACGCATACAATAAGGCTGTTACCTATTCCATGGAAGAGAATAGCGTATCTGCCGAAGATATAGCGGATTACCTTGCGAACGCGGGTAAGTTCACGAATGATAAGAAACAGATTTATTATGAGGAATGGGTTGCCATGTTCAAGCAAGGAATGGAAGGTTGGTCATTGTATCGCCGTACAGGCGTGCCAGACAACTTGTATCCGGCTCCGGGCCGTCCGGCAAACTATTCTAATCATAACGTACCCCCGTTCCGCTCTCCGTATCCTGATAAGGAACGTAATTTGAACAATGCGAATTGTGCTCCCTTCGATGCGGAAGTCGTGGATAATTTGTGGGGTAAACAAATGTGGTGGGATACACGTACAGGCGTTCATTAA
- a CDS encoding RagB/SusD family nutrient uptake outer membrane protein, producing the protein MKKIYLVGLAFALLTASCDDVLEKTSSTQLPTIDAISSVADLTNAVNGVYEQQATEVGSYGAEFTLLADLRSGDFQSISTVNHAGPMYRYQTGKNDEMVYSFYKLFYNSLARLNNVLAAAENLEGADVDILKGELYAMRALYHFDLARVFAKLPSTTDMNDLGIVLSTEVYPTDYIGTRATLQQTYDQILKDIETALPLLSKDKQTGHINYWGALAIRARAYLYLEKNKEALADCKEIIASSPYKLYTRDEYIGAWDKEGTNEAIFEILVTPNYNAQRNSIGYFTHASGYGECAATESFLEELAKHPGDIRTELFAKETDNGYDGTYPQKYKGRDGQIYVNNPKVVRLSEVYLIAAEAALKAGDTSAAAGYMNTLRKNRIENYTDVASITLDDILLERRLELFTEGHTAWDAWRNGKSVNNKFVGEVKPGDYRTIMAIPIGEITVSRGQLIQNPGY; encoded by the coding sequence ATGAAAAAGATATATTTAGTAGGTCTAGCGTTCGCCTTATTAACGGCCTCCTGCGATGATGTCCTAGAAAAGACATCATCTACCCAATTACCTACGATAGACGCAATCTCTTCCGTAGCCGATTTGACAAATGCCGTGAATGGCGTATACGAGCAACAGGCTACAGAGGTAGGCTCGTATGGAGCGGAATTCACATTGCTGGCCGATTTACGAAGTGGGGATTTCCAATCTATCTCCACGGTGAATCATGCCGGCCCCATGTATCGTTACCAAACAGGTAAAAACGATGAGATGGTTTATAGTTTCTATAAATTATTCTACAATAGTCTAGCTCGCCTTAATAATGTATTAGCCGCCGCCGAGAATCTTGAAGGTGCGGATGTAGACATATTGAAAGGAGAACTATACGCTATGCGCGCCTTGTATCATTTCGATTTAGCCAGAGTATTCGCTAAATTACCATCAACAACAGATATGAACGATCTGGGCATCGTACTCTCCACAGAGGTTTATCCCACGGATTATATCGGGACCCGGGCGACCTTACAGCAGACATACGACCAGATATTGAAAGATATCGAGACCGCATTGCCTCTTTTGAGTAAAGATAAACAAACCGGACACATCAATTATTGGGGGGCTTTAGCGATCCGCGCACGCGCTTACCTTTACTTAGAAAAGAATAAAGAGGCACTGGCTGACTGTAAGGAGATTATCGCTTCCTCTCCTTATAAGTTATACACACGGGATGAATATATAGGCGCATGGGATAAGGAAGGAACGAACGAGGCTATATTCGAGATCTTAGTTACCCCGAATTATAACGCGCAACGTAACTCTATCGGTTATTTTACACATGCCTCCGGCTACGGTGAATGTGCCGCTACTGAATCTTTCCTGGAAGAGCTGGCTAAGCATCCGGGAGATATCCGTACGGAATTATTCGCAAAAGAGACCGATAATGGCTATGACGGGACCTATCCGCAAAAGTATAAGGGACGTGACGGGCAAATCTATGTAAACAATCCAAAGGTCGTGCGCCTTTCCGAAGTTTACCTAATAGCGGCCGAGGCCGCACTAAAAGCAGGGGATACCTCCGCGGCCGCCGGATATATGAATACGTTACGCAAGAATCGTATTGAGAATTATACCGATGTCGCTTCTATCACGTTGGATGATATCTTACTGGAAAGACGCCTAGAATTATTCACGGAAGGACATACCGCTTGGGACGCTTGGCGTAACGGCAAGTCTGTCAACAATAAATTCGTAGGTGAGGTTAAGCCGGGCGATTACCGTACGATCATGGCAATTCCTATCGGAGAAATCACCGTATCAAGAGGTCAGTTGATACAGAACCCAGGATATTAA
- a CDS encoding ATP-binding cassette domain-containing protein has protein sequence MEKEGMMVVDIKNIVTRLPELRFTAPVNWRIDEGQQWAVVGPNGAGKTLIADIMQRKFAFKEGEVVFSGDGKVSDFIKSIAFKDIYSLADCRNSYYQQRWHSTETEEMPTVEELLKEYAGSDNLAKILILFGIEDLLPKRLIFLSSGELRKFLIVRTLLSRPRVLILDNPFIGLDAPSRDLLVEMLGQMTKLNGVQVVLLLSNPNDIPAMITHVLPIHDRTCLPPLTREEFMSDTELIARLFPTEGIHACEEVGKVRLPVDMNKIASLHEVTLRMEHVKIRYGSRTILKDLDWEIKNGEKWALFGPNGAGKSTLLSLVYADNPQSYANTLYLFDRKRGSGESIWDIKKRIGYVSPEMHLYYKENVPTLNIVGSGFFDSIGLFRKCNAEQETVALEWMKVFGIEHLKDRLFLTLSSGEQRLALLARAFVKDPDLIILDEPLHGLDVSNKKKAAAIIEQFCDRPGKTLIYVTHYPHELPACVDKRFELVKHS, from the coding sequence ATGGAAAAAGAAGGAATGATGGTGGTCGATATTAAGAATATCGTTACTCGTTTGCCGGAATTGCGGTTTACGGCACCCGTGAATTGGAGAATTGATGAAGGGCAGCAATGGGCTGTGGTCGGTCCGAATGGCGCTGGTAAAACCTTGATAGCGGATATTATGCAGCGTAAATTCGCTTTTAAGGAAGGTGAGGTCGTGTTCTCCGGGGATGGTAAGGTGAGTGACTTTATCAAGAGTATAGCGTTTAAGGATATTTATTCGTTGGCGGATTGCCGGAATTCTTATTACCAACAGCGTTGGCATTCGACAGAGACGGAGGAGATGCCTACTGTCGAGGAATTGTTGAAGGAATATGCCGGTTCTGATAATTTAGCGAAGATATTGATTCTTTTCGGCATAGAGGATTTATTGCCTAAGCGGTTGATCTTTTTGTCAAGTGGTGAATTACGAAAATTCTTGATTGTCCGGACGTTGCTTAGCCGTCCTCGTGTCTTGATCTTGGATAATCCTTTTATCGGCTTAGACGCTCCTTCCCGGGATTTATTGGTAGAGATGCTGGGGCAAATGACAAAATTGAATGGTGTTCAAGTTGTCTTGTTATTATCTAACCCCAATGACATACCGGCAATGATCACGCATGTGTTGCCTATCCATGATCGTACTTGCTTGCCTCCACTGACTCGAGAGGAGTTTATGTCGGATACGGAATTAATCGCCCGTCTTTTTCCAACGGAAGGCATTCATGCATGCGAGGAAGTTGGAAAGGTTCGTTTACCTGTGGATATGAACAAGATAGCCTCTTTACATGAGGTGACTTTACGCATGGAACATGTGAAAATACGCTATGGTAGCCGTACGATCTTGAAAGATTTGGATTGGGAAATCAAGAACGGGGAGAAGTGGGCGTTATTCGGTCCGAATGGTGCCGGTAAGTCTACCTTGCTGAGTTTGGTTTACGCGGATAATCCCCAGTCGTATGCGAATACGTTGTATTTGTTTGATAGAAAGAGAGGTTCCGGGGAAAGTATTTGGGATATCAAGAAACGTATCGGATATGTATCGCCGGAGATGCACTTATATTATAAAGAGAATGTCCCTACCTTGAATATTGTCGGTTCCGGCTTTTTCGATTCGATCGGTTTGTTTCGTAAGTGTAATGCGGAGCAAGAAACGGTAGCCTTGGAATGGATGAAAGTTTTTGGCATCGAACATTTGAAAGACCGTTTATTCTTGACCTTATCATCGGGAGAACAACGTTTGGCTTTATTAGCGAGAGCTTTCGTGAAAGACCCCGATTTAATTATATTAGATGAGCCTCTCCATGGTCTGGATGTGAGCAATAAGAAAAAGGCGGCTGCTATTATCGAGCAATTCTGCGATCGCCCGGGAAAAACCTTGATTTACGTAACCCATTACCCGCATGAATTACCTGCTTGTGTAGACAAGCGGTTCGAGCTAGTGAAGCACTCGTGA
- a CDS encoding SusC/RagA family TonB-linked outer membrane protein — MRRLTFLLLCLFIGIGVATAQTMKITGNVISSEDQQPVIGAAVVVKGTTIGTVTDFEGNFSLDVPRDAKMIFISYVGLKTKEVPVASVINVVLDSDSKALDEVVVTAMGLTREKKALGYALQEVKSDELTKAGQQSLATSLSGKIAGVQITSQGGQVGASQNIVVRGNSSFGNNQPLIVVDGVPIANDNAKGATVNLGSGLNDINPEDIESISVLKGGSAALYGMRAGNGVILVTTKSGKKDKGVSISYEGDITIDRVYNLPRLQNKYGQGYYASEYDWKEAQAGGYSGDYQAFALENGYNYVDGMGSGINDNADESWGPRLDIGLNLPQYNSPVIDGVRQATPWVSCPDNIKNFFQTGYSMNHTVALSASTDKTSTRASLSFRDQSGTTPNTDQKRYAMAVNTKMTFNKYIDFDLSANYIRTKSANLPGTGYNSTNALQSIMQWFGRQVDLKDLKNNWDQVDEYGKYTHYNWIQSFHANPYWTLNKNTNSYDRNRFYGKTSLYIKPTDWLKFEGRMGLDHYDSNQFSRILWNIDYPNGYFRSFDRSMTEFNADFIAYVNKNFGDWALNGLAGANYRDYQTAIMGTGADELTAEGLFTVANAHGTPYTLNDHEKRRSNSVYANASIGYKNMAYAEVSVRNDWDSTIKDAFFYPSFSGSWILTETFPGLQNGDYLNFLKLRGGWAKIGSATDPYRSNAYYSLISSSFNGTTLFYNPTILPPTNLRPESVKTWEVGVEANLFNNRLHIDAAYYNKVTSDQIMNANVATSTGYTSMYINAGKISNKGVELQVSGDIIKNPKGFNWTATLNWAKDKSRIDELYTDPVTGQSLDAYQIGSSWSVKNYAMVGKSWGTLVGTGYVYNEDGSILVEDGIPVYEAGKEIGDVTPKWLAGFSNEFSYKDWSFGFLLDFRLGGDIYSVTQAFGSQTGILKHTAEGDLRENGVVLGQNYMTDKVFKTADGKINDVAVNAEDFFYNYYTICEMSVFDGSYLKLREAHLTYNFPKSILEKTKCIKAAHVSLVGTNLALLWVHKSNIAHIDPESTSTGGDDPETAATSRGFNSGVGFESNSYPPSRSFGLKLGVTF, encoded by the coding sequence ATGAGAAGGTTGACTTTTTTGTTATTATGCTTGTTTATAGGCATAGGAGTCGCAACGGCACAGACGATGAAGATAACAGGTAATGTTATATCATCGGAAGATCAGCAACCCGTGATCGGTGCGGCTGTCGTTGTGAAAGGCACTACGATTGGTACGGTTACGGACTTTGAGGGAAACTTTAGTTTAGATGTACCGAGAGACGCTAAGATGATCTTTATTTCTTATGTAGGATTGAAAACGAAGGAAGTACCTGTGGCATCCGTGATCAACGTTGTTTTGGACTCGGATTCAAAAGCGTTGGATGAGGTGGTTGTAACCGCTATGGGTTTGACTCGTGAGAAGAAAGCCTTGGGTTATGCCCTGCAAGAGGTGAAATCTGATGAGTTGACAAAAGCTGGCCAACAGAGCTTGGCGACCTCACTTTCCGGTAAGATCGCCGGTGTGCAGATTACTTCTCAAGGTGGACAGGTTGGTGCGTCGCAGAATATCGTGGTTCGCGGTAATTCCTCTTTTGGTAATAACCAACCGTTGATCGTTGTGGACGGTGTGCCTATCGCTAATGATAATGCGAAAGGTGCCACTGTAAACTTGGGTTCCGGCTTGAATGATATTAATCCGGAGGATATAGAGTCCATCTCTGTGTTGAAGGGTGGATCTGCCGCTTTGTATGGTATGCGTGCCGGTAATGGCGTTATCTTGGTTACTACTAAATCCGGTAAGAAAGACAAGGGTGTATCTATCTCTTATGAGGGTGATATCACGATTGACCGGGTTTATAATTTGCCTAGATTGCAGAATAAATACGGACAAGGCTATTACGCTTCCGAGTATGATTGGAAGGAAGCGCAAGCGGGGGGATATTCTGGCGATTATCAAGCTTTTGCCTTGGAGAATGGTTACAATTATGTAGATGGTATGGGGAGTGGTATCAACGATAACGCGGATGAGTCTTGGGGACCTCGCTTGGATATCGGATTGAATTTGCCGCAATACAATAGCCCGGTGATCGATGGCGTGCGTCAGGCTACTCCTTGGGTTTCCTGCCCGGACAATATCAAGAATTTCTTCCAAACGGGTTATTCAATGAATCATACGGTGGCTTTGTCTGCCTCTACGGATAAAACGTCTACACGCGCATCTTTATCTTTCCGTGATCAAAGCGGTACGACCCCGAACACTGATCAGAAGCGCTATGCTATGGCGGTGAACACGAAAATGACGTTTAATAAGTATATTGATTTCGACTTGTCTGCGAATTATATTCGCACGAAAAGCGCGAACTTGCCGGGTACGGGATATAACAGTACGAATGCTTTGCAGTCTATCATGCAGTGGTTTGGTCGTCAAGTTGATTTGAAGGATTTGAAGAATAATTGGGATCAAGTGGATGAGTATGGAAAATATACGCATTATAACTGGATACAGTCTTTCCATGCGAATCCGTATTGGACATTGAATAAGAATACCAATAGTTATGATCGTAATCGTTTCTATGGCAAGACCTCTTTGTATATCAAACCGACCGATTGGTTAAAGTTTGAAGGTCGTATGGGCTTGGATCATTACGATTCTAATCAGTTCTCTCGTATTTTATGGAATATCGACTATCCGAATGGATATTTCCGTAGCTTCGACCGTTCGATGACTGAGTTTAACGCGGACTTTATCGCCTACGTGAACAAGAACTTCGGTGATTGGGCCTTGAATGGTTTGGCTGGAGCCAACTATCGTGATTATCAAACAGCTATCATGGGGACAGGTGCGGACGAATTGACCGCAGAGGGATTGTTTACCGTAGCGAACGCTCATGGAACCCCGTACACCTTGAACGACCATGAGAAACGTCGTTCAAACTCTGTATACGCTAATGCCTCTATCGGCTACAAGAATATGGCTTATGCCGAGGTAAGTGTCCGTAATGACTGGGACTCTACGATCAAGGACGCTTTCTTCTATCCTTCTTTCAGTGGTAGCTGGATCTTGACCGAGACATTCCCCGGATTGCAAAATGGCGATTATTTGAATTTCTTGAAATTGCGTGGTGGTTGGGCAAAGATCGGTTCCGCAACGGACCCGTATCGTTCGAACGCTTATTATTCATTGATCAGTTCTTCGTTCAATGGTACTACATTGTTCTATAATCCGACAATCCTTCCTCCTACAAATCTTCGTCCGGAGAGCGTAAAGACTTGGGAAGTTGGTGTTGAGGCTAATTTGTTCAACAATCGTTTGCATATTGATGCCGCATATTATAATAAGGTGACGAGCGATCAGATCATGAATGCGAATGTGGCTACCTCTACCGGTTATACCTCTATGTATATCAACGCTGGAAAGATCAGCAACAAGGGTGTCGAGTTGCAGGTATCCGGTGATATCATCAAGAATCCGAAGGGATTCAACTGGACGGCTACGTTGAACTGGGCGAAGGATAAGAGCCGAATCGATGAGCTTTATACAGATCCCGTTACCGGACAGTCCTTGGACGCTTACCAAATCGGTAGTAGCTGGAGCGTGAAGAACTATGCTATGGTCGGTAAGAGCTGGGGTACTTTGGTAGGTACTGGTTACGTATATAATGAGGATGGCTCGATCTTGGTAGAGGATGGTATTCCTGTGTACGAGGCCGGAAAAGAGATCGGTGATGTTACGCCGAAGTGGTTGGCTGGTTTCAGCAATGAGTTCTCTTATAAGGATTGGAGCTTCGGTTTCTTATTGGATTTCCGTTTGGGTGGTGACATATATTCTGTTACACAAGCATTCGGTTCTCAGACGGGTATCTTGAAACACACGGCAGAAGGCGATTTGCGTGAGAATGGCGTCGTACTTGGCCAGAATTATATGACGGACAAGGTCTTCAAGACCGCAGATGGTAAGATTAATGATGTCGCTGTCAACGCGGAGGACTTCTTCTATAATTATTATACGATTTGTGAGATGTCTGTATTCGATGGTTCTTACTTGAAATTGCGTGAGGCTCACCTGACATATAATTTCCCGAAATCAATTCTAGAGAAGACTAAATGTATCAAGGCCGCTCATGTATCATTGGTTGGTACGAACTTGGCGTTGCTTTGGGTGCATAAGTCAAATATCGCTCATATTGATCCGGAGTCTACAAGTACCGGTGGTGATGATCCCGAGACTGCGGCTACAAGCAGAGGATTCAACTCTGGTGTAGGTTTTGAGTCCAACTCTTATCCTCCTTCTCGTAGTTTTGGTCTTAAGTTAGGTGTAACATTTTAA
- a CDS encoding SusC/RagA family TonB-linked outer membrane protein, whose product MVAKEAPIQDVMKVVLNTAATELDEVMVVAYGTAKKSSFTGSAKAVNAEDIVAGSKESLDKALSGKMSGVRVTSNTGDPGAPGDINIRGVGSISAAKSPLYVVDGVPVKSDSDMAYYGKQSSLLSSLNPDDIESMTVLKDAAAASLYGSRAANGVIIITTKAGKRGKTKVSYNGEVGWSNMAVKQYETMNASELLLYGKEAISNYYILNGLAGNRDQAYALIDKEGDMEAFFNDPSGNTDTNWRDEVYRTALTHNHQLSVNGGNDRTQFYVGLGYNNAEGIVIGSDFERFSGRINLDHQVNNWLTIGVKQMIAFTTQNGFRDQQNQDQGIGTASPLSLVYSSDPTAPVKNPDGTYNADSNWGAASNPHLMLGKEQWIKSRVMRSMSNIDLGVKFSKQLSFKTIFGYDYIDTKHFEYWSPNSVDGKAVGGLGSRYTYENRNLTSSSTLRYANTWNDVHNFDILGGFEVTEDELTAIYTTAKQYSTDKLPELGNGQPDGASSEVFGSGIVSYLATGNYNYDNKYYLSASFRRDGSSRLGTDNRWANFWSVSGAWRISGENFLKDNELFSDLKVRFSYGTNGNLPGSYYANQALYAFSGGYGPSSAIYWNQAGNEELGWEKSKNMNVGFDWNLFNRVNLTVEYYNKTTTDLLFEIPTSIVTGFEKNWQNLGKLRNSGIEIEVNSQNIKNQHFSWDTNFNLTFQKATIKELPNHNDIEYGDGDMYLHREGESMYTFYLPEWKGVNPDTGLGEFWKDPNDHSKGVVNKYDEAEKGIVGKAIPDVTGGLTNTFRLYDFDLSFLITYQFGGDIFDYPNYFFHHDGFRLGSFNLEKSVAGNYWMNPGDNALYPKPIYQNPYRSDRFSSRTIVSSDNIRMREITLGYNVPVLKNIFSNLRVYFRANNPFMIWAKTKGIDPDVPLNGYRQVDTPVSKSFVFGVNITL is encoded by the coding sequence ATGGTTGCGAAAGAAGCTCCAATCCAAGATGTAATGAAAGTTGTTTTGAATACGGCGGCGACAGAGCTGGATGAAGTTATGGTTGTCGCTTATGGTACGGCGAAAAAATCATCTTTCACGGGATCCGCTAAAGCGGTAAACGCAGAAGATATCGTAGCTGGCTCCAAAGAGTCCTTGGATAAGGCTCTTTCTGGAAAGATGTCCGGTGTTCGCGTAACCTCCAACACTGGTGATCCAGGAGCTCCCGGTGATATCAATATCCGTGGTGTCGGCTCTATCAGCGCAGCCAAGTCTCCTCTATATGTCGTGGATGGCGTGCCTGTAAAATCAGACTCAGATATGGCATACTACGGGAAACAGTCCAGTTTGCTAAGCTCCTTGAACCCTGATGATATTGAGAGCATGACGGTGTTGAAAGATGCCGCAGCAGCTTCCTTGTACGGCTCTCGTGCAGCGAATGGCGTTATCATCATTACGACCAAAGCCGGAAAAAGAGGCAAGACGAAAGTAAGTTACAATGGCGAGGTCGGCTGGAGCAATATGGCTGTAAAACAGTACGAGACAATGAATGCCTCCGAATTGCTCCTGTACGGAAAAGAAGCGATTTCCAATTATTATATCCTAAACGGACTCGCTGGCAACCGTGATCAAGCATACGCCTTGATTGACAAGGAAGGCGACATGGAAGCATTCTTCAACGACCCATCGGGTAACACGGATACCAATTGGCGTGATGAGGTTTACCGTACAGCCTTGACGCATAACCATCAATTATCCGTAAACGGAGGTAACGACCGTACACAATTCTATGTAGGTCTTGGTTATAATAATGCGGAAGGTATCGTAATCGGTAGCGATTTCGAACGTTTCTCCGGTCGTATCAATTTAGATCATCAAGTAAATAATTGGTTGACTATCGGTGTTAAGCAAATGATCGCATTCACTACCCAAAATGGTTTCCGTGATCAGCAAAATCAAGATCAAGGTATCGGTACTGCTTCTCCACTGAGCTTGGTGTACTCCTCAGACCCGACGGCTCCCGTAAAGAATCCGGACGGTACATACAACGCCGACTCAAACTGGGGTGCCGCTTCCAATCCGCATCTAATGTTGGGCAAGGAACAATGGATTAAATCCCGTGTAATGCGTAGTATGTCTAACATTGATTTAGGCGTAAAATTCTCCAAGCAATTATCGTTCAAGACGATTTTTGGTTACGACTATATCGATACGAAACACTTTGAGTATTGGTCTCCCAACAGCGTGGACGGTAAGGCCGTAGGCGGCTTGGGATCTCGCTATACTTACGAGAACCGCAATTTAACAAGTTCTTCCACGTTACGCTACGCTAATACATGGAACGATGTTCATAATTTTGACATCCTAGGTGGTTTCGAGGTAACAGAAGACGAACTGACAGCCATCTATACTACGGCAAAACAATACTCAACCGACAAGTTACCGGAATTAGGAAACGGACAACCAGATGGCGCATCCAGCGAAGTATTTGGCTCCGGAATCGTATCCTACTTGGCTACCGGCAACTATAATTACGACAATAAATACTATCTGTCTGCCAGTTTCCGTCGGGATGGTTCTTCTCGCTTGGGAACCGATAATCGCTGGGCGAATTTCTGGTCCGTATCTGGCGCATGGCGCATCAGTGGCGAGAATTTCCTTAAAGACAATGAATTGTTCTCTGATCTAAAAGTTCGCTTCTCTTACGGTACAAATGGAAACTTGCCGGGCTCATATTACGCGAACCAAGCGTTATATGCGTTCTCTGGTGGTTATGGCCCCTCTTCCGCCATCTATTGGAATCAAGCAGGAAATGAGGAATTAGGTTGGGAGAAGTCCAAAAACATGAATGTGGGTTTTGACTGGAACTTATTCAACCGAGTAAATCTGACAGTAGAATATTACAACAAAACAACGACCGACCTGTTATTCGAGATCCCGACTTCTATCGTCACAGGTTTTGAGAAAAACTGGCAAAACCTTGGTAAGCTACGCAATAGCGGTATCGAGATAGAGGTAAATTCCCAAAACATCAAGAATCAGCACTTCTCATGGGACACGAATTTCAACCTTACATTCCAGAAGGCGACGATCAAGGAATTGCCGAACCATAACGACATCGAATATGGAGACGGCGATATGTATCTGCACCGAGAGGGAGAATCCATGTATACTTTCTATCTGCCGGAATGGAAAGGCGTGAATCCGGATACAGGACTAGGAGAATTCTGGAAAGATCCAAACGATCATAGCAAAGGAGTAGTGAACAAGTACGATGAGGCTGAAAAAGGAATCGTAGGCAAAGCCATTCCCGACGTAACGGGAGGTTTGACAAACACGTTCCGGTTATATGATTTCGATCTTTCATTCTTGATTACCTATCAATTTGGTGGCGATATATTCGATTATCCGAACTACTTCTTCCATCATGACGGATTCCGTTTAGGTTCATTCAACCTAGAAAAGAGCGTAGCGGGTAATTATTGGATGAACCCGGGCGACAACGCCTTATACCCGAAGCCTATCTACCAGAATCCATATCGCTCGGATCGCTTCTCCAGTCGTACCATCGTATCTTCTGACAATATCCGTATGCGTGAAATCACCTTGGGATACAATGTACCGGTATTGAAAAACATATTCAGTAATCTGCGTGTGTACTTCCGTGCGAATAATCCGTTCATGATCTGGGCAAAGACAAAAGGCATCGACCCGGATGTTCCCTTGAATGGTTATCGCCAGGTAGATACCCCGGTCTCTAAAAGCTTTGTCTTTGGTGTAAACATCACATTATAA